Sequence from the uncultured Bacteroides sp. genome:
ATGAGTTATATAAACTGCGCAAAGAAGAATACGCACTGTTGGTTAAGCTGGCAAAACCGCCTGTAGTAGCATAGAACTGAGCTGATGCAACATTTGATCTGTTATCCTGATCAAGAAAATCAGAGCAACCGGTAAGAGTTGACAAGGCAAGTAAGCCTACTATAAAATATTTCTTTTTCATCATTGTTACTTTTTAGAATTTTAGATTTACACCAAACTGATAAGTTCTTGAGCTCACGCCATTAGTACCATCACCAATATTTGCACTAGCCCATTCGGGATCAAATCCTTCATAATTAGTAAATACAAACGGATTCAATATATTTGCATAAATTCTCAAATTAGACACATGTATCTTTGACATCCACTTTTTAGGGAAAGTATATCCCACTGTTATATTCTTAACCTTTACAAAAGAGTTATCAACAAAGTTTTGTGAACCACCCGACCAATATGCGCCGCCTCCTTTACCATTCGTTCCATTCGTAGGGAAAGGATATTTTCCATAGTGTGTTTTGTCCTGATAAGCAATCTTGCCGTCTTCTCCCAATATCGGAGCACCTTCAGGAATATAGAAATCCATATTCATACGCATCATACCGCGTTGTCCGTAATCAAGGAACTCATTCATGAACGAAGAGTATACCTTACCACCCTGACTAGCGTATATACTAATGGAAAAATCCAGATTTTTATAAGAAAGATTTGAAGCAATGCTACCAGTCCATGTTGGAGCACAGTGCCCTATAATCATCTTATCATCGGCATTTATCGTACCATTACCATCTTTATCGAAAATTTTCATTTCTCCTTCAAAGAATTTCGTCTTCATGTTAACATCTTTAGCATAAGCTTGTGCCTCTTCACGGGTACATATTCCGGTGTATTTGTATCCGTAAACAACATCAATCGGATGACCTATAAACCAGCTGTTACCCACAAGGTCTTCTTTTGCATCATTCAGTTCTTCAATCTTGTTAATGTTTCGTGCAAATGAGAAATTAGTCTCCCATCTCCAGCTCTTAGTCTGTACATTCAGCGTATTCAGTTGCACCTCTATACCTTTGTTATTAACCTTCCCTACATTGTTTACTATCGAACCGGTGTTTGATCCCAATTCGTAAGGGGTATCCATTTTCATTAACAGATCTTTGGAGTCTTTATTGTATATATCCACAGAACCATTAATTCTGTTTTTCAGCAATCCAAAATCAAAACCGAAGTTAAACTCTGTTGTTTTTTCCCAGGTAAGGTTTGCATTGGTCATTGTGTAACCATATCCATTGGCTACATTCGAACCAAAGTTATAGTAGTTTTTTACGTTTGCCAAAGCCTGTGTGTCATACGGTCCCACCCCAGCATTATTTCCGGTTATACCAAAGCTGGCACGAATCTTCAGATTACTCAGCCATTTGCCGGCACTCTCCATAAATTTCTCATCAGAAATACGCCATGCCAAAGCCGCAGATGGAAACATTCCCCAACGGTTGTTTTGCTGGAACTTGGAGCTGCCATCCCAACGTGAAGACACAGTCACCATATATCTTCCTTTGTAAGCATAATTAATACGTCCTACATACGAAAGCATCGAAATCTTATTATAATAGCTCCATTTGTCCTGCACTGTACCCGAGCCCAGGTTGTACCAATCCACATCAAAAGGCATATCCACCACATTTATATAATCGCCTTCAGCTTTCTGCTGGTAAACGCTGAACAAAGCCAATGCATTGAAGCTGTGGTCGCCAATGGTTTTCATATAGTTAGCTTGAGTATCCCATGTATATGAAAATACATCATTGTTATACTTCTCAGCCATATTAGTCTTTCCCTGACGAAGCTGAGTCGATGTTCCGTAGAAAGTACCACGAGTATTCTTTGAATACATAGGTGAGAAGGTTGTTTTGAAGATAAGGTCTTTCACCGGACTATACTGCAAATACATATTTGCCATCATGTCATAATAGCGTGTATCGTCTTTTGAATTATTTCGATCTATCACCGGGTTGATGTTAGAAGTCGGACCACCGCCATTAGGATACACTACCGCATCTTTTCCCGGCTGATAAATAAGCTGACCGGCATTATCGCCTTCCCAGTAATAACAAGGCATGTTGGGAGTCATGCGGAATCCGGACAGTACGGAGTTCTGACTACCGTTATTCTTCATTGAAGTAGCCAGATTGGTAGAAAAGCCAACCAATAACTTATCAGATATTTTATGTTCCAATGCCCCTTTCAAATTCCATCGTTCGTAAGCATCATATAAAATACCCTTTTCGTTCTGGTAACCCAGTCCCACATGATAAGTAATGTCCTTTGCGTTTCCTGATATATTGAGGAAATGATTCTGTTGTGATCCATCACGGGTCACCTGATCAAACCAGTTGGTATATTTTTTATTCAGATACATATCCTTAACCACCTGACTGTCTCCTCCCCAGAAATTGGCAAGATTTGAAGCAGACATGTCCCACGTTGTAAGTCCGGTAGCATTATCCAGTGCTGATGTCAGATAGCGAGAGAAACGAAAATTCATAAACTGATCCCCATTCATAAAATCGGGCATATTGGCTTTTGTCTTCACGCCATAATATCCATCATAGCTCACTGTAGCTTTTGTAGTGTTGGTATCTCCTTTTTTCGTAGTGATCATTACCACACCATTCGTAGCACGCGAACCATAGATAGCTGTGGAAGAGGCATCCTTCAGAATGTCTACCTTTTCAATATCCATTGGGTTCAGAAAGTTCATGTTATCACAAACCACCCCGTCAATCACATACAGCGGATCGCCGCCGTTCAGTGAACTCTTACCGCGGATCTGAATACTGAACCCGTCACCTGCACGGCTCGAACTCTGAGAAATGTTCACACCGGCTACCTGTCCCTGTAAACTTTCCATTAACGAAGTGGCCCCCTTTGCCGAAATATTTTCCGACTTTACACTTCCCACAGATCCTGTCAGGTCGGCTTTCTTCACAACACCGTAACCCACCACAACCACTTCATCAAGCAGTTTGTTGTCCGCTTCCAGTTTAATCGATAATTTCTGCTGGTTACCAACCTTTATTTCCTGTGGTTTATAGCCCACATACGAAACTGTCAGCACAGCATTAACAGGCACATTCAATGTAAAGTTACCATCCAAATCGGTTATAACACCGTTCGAGGTACCTTTTTGCGCAACAGACACACCTATTAATGTTTCACCATTCTGGTCGGCAATATGTCCGCTGATTTTCCTACTCTGATTCACTGATTGCTCAATGGAGACACCTTGTCTTTGTGCTGTAACTTCTGCTCTTCCCGATAGTGGCAAAGCAGCTAACCCAAAAGAAAGGCCATAAGCAAACCATGTTTTTCTCAGGGAACAACTCTCTAATAGAAAGGAGCCCTTTTTTAAAACATTTTTTCTTTTCATGTTTCTCATATTATTAGATATATAGATTTATAAAAACTTTTCGAGGAGCCAAATTAAGGAAATAGAGCTTCATTGCAAGTGTAAATTCTGACAATACTGATGGAATTTCTGACAGTTTGCAAAAAAACAACGTTTTTAAAGGCTTTAGAGTCATGATAATTTTGATTACTACTCATTTTCCTTTACTTTCGCAAAGAGATCAGATGATTATTTGTTATACCTTTATGAAAAAACTATCAAACATCAAAACTATTCTTTTTATAATCCTGTCATGCCTGTTCATATATAATGCGCCGGTCATAGCAACAAACATTCCCGATAAATATTCCGTAACTTATTTTTCTGCCAAAAACGGTGTGGAAGATGGACTTGTGAACCATGTTATTCAGGATCATAAAGGGCTGCTATGGTTTGCAACCTGGAACGGTCTTTACCGTTTTGACGGTTACGTATTCAAGAATTACAAATCAAGCATCGAAGATAAGAAAGGACTTACCAATGACAGGTTACTTCATATTGATGAAGACAAATATGGATATATATGGGTGCTGTGTTATGATTCAACCGGCTATCGGTTCAACCCCGGAAAAGAACTTTTTGAACCCATAGAAGAAGGTATAAGAAATAAGTACCGGTCTATCCGTGTTCTCCCAAACGGTACCTCGTGGCTGCTGCGAACAGACGGAACCGCCGTTCGTGCTATTACCAATCCGCAGAACCATAAACTCACACTCAAATCATATTCAGCTTCCCGGAGAACATTACCCGGTGGAAAAATCCAAAACGTGTTCATGGATTCAGAACAGTACGAATGGATACTTACCGACGAAGGGCTTTACAAACTGCATGGTGCCACGCTCACCACCATGATTCGCCGAAAGAGTATTGCAGGAAAACCTGTTGGTTTTTATAGTGCCACCGAACAGAATGGAGAAGTGCTGTTTGGTACCGGTTCAGGACAAGTATTTAAATACAGTATAAGAGAAAGAAAGATCACAGGCATGCAGCTGCCAACAGTTGCACGCATTATTTCCATCCTG
This genomic interval carries:
- a CDS encoding TonB-dependent receptor is translated as MKRKNVLKKGSFLLESCSLRKTWFAYGLSFGLAALPLSGRAEVTAQRQGVSIEQSVNQSRKISGHIADQNGETLIGVSVAQKGTSNGVITDLDGNFTLNVPVNAVLTVSYVGYKPQEIKVGNQQKLSIKLEADNKLLDEVVVVGYGVVKKADLTGSVGSVKSENISAKGATSLMESLQGQVAGVNISQSSSRAGDGFSIQIRGKSSLNGGDPLYVIDGVVCDNMNFLNPMDIEKVDILKDASSTAIYGSRATNGVVMITTKKGDTNTTKATVSYDGYYGVKTKANMPDFMNGDQFMNFRFSRYLTSALDNATGLTTWDMSASNLANFWGGDSQVVKDMYLNKKYTNWFDQVTRDGSQQNHFLNISGNAKDITYHVGLGYQNEKGILYDAYERWNLKGALEHKISDKLLVGFSTNLATSMKNNGSQNSVLSGFRMTPNMPCYYWEGDNAGQLIYQPGKDAVVYPNGGGPTSNINPVIDRNNSKDDTRYYDMMANMYLQYSPVKDLIFKTTFSPMYSKNTRGTFYGTSTQLRQGKTNMAEKYNNDVFSYTWDTQANYMKTIGDHSFNALALFSVYQQKAEGDYINVVDMPFDVDWYNLGSGTVQDKWSYYNKISMLSYVGRINYAYKGRYMVTVSSRWDGSSKFQQNNRWGMFPSAALAWRISDEKFMESAGKWLSNLKIRASFGITGNNAGVGPYDTQALANVKNYYNFGSNVANGYGYTMTNANLTWEKTTEFNFGFDFGLLKNRINGSVDIYNKDSKDLLMKMDTPYELGSNTGSIVNNVGKVNNKGIEVQLNTLNVQTKSWRWETNFSFARNINKIEELNDAKEDLVGNSWFIGHPIDVVYGYKYTGICTREEAQAYAKDVNMKTKFFEGEMKIFDKDGNGTINADDKMIIGHCAPTWTGSIASNLSYKNLDFSISIYASQGGKVYSSFMNEFLDYGQRGMMRMNMDFYIPEGAPILGEDGKIAYQDKTHYGKYPFPTNGTNGKGGGAYWSGGSQNFVDNSFVKVKNITVGYTFPKKWMSKIHVSNLRIYANILNPFVFTNYEGFDPEWASANIGDGTNGVSSRTYQFGVNLKF